The Bacteroidales bacterium genome has a segment encoding these proteins:
- a CDS encoding glycosyltransferase family 2 protein, translating to MLSYVIVVTYNATRWIEKCFGSLQQSTIPVNIIAIDNGSTDGTPEIIRNKFPLVQVIQNSDNLGFGKANNVGIRKAYDAGADYVFLLNQDAWVEPDTIEKLIQAQQREPEFGIVSPVHLNGSGDALDQYFSQYIIPKFCPKLYSDKWLGKLKDEIYEVEFVNAAAWLLYRKTIETVGGFSPLFFLYAEDDNYLHRLRNHGLKVGVYPHVSIFHDRHEREPNQYFTNSEEFKIRQLILKYSDPGQEVDIYSYLSVQRKRIIKGLLRLRFDDTRITMTRYQRLKKLASEINAIKKATTNPGMHFL from the coding sequence ATGCTTAGCTATGTTATAGTCGTTACCTACAACGCCACTAGGTGGATTGAAAAATGCTTTGGAAGTCTGCAGCAATCAACTATTCCAGTAAATATAATCGCTATTGACAATGGCTCAACCGATGGAACTCCAGAAATCATTCGCAATAAATTCCCATTGGTGCAGGTAATTCAAAATAGCGATAATCTCGGGTTTGGTAAAGCCAACAACGTTGGAATAAGAAAAGCCTATGATGCCGGTGCTGATTATGTTTTCTTACTCAATCAGGATGCTTGGGTGGAACCGGATACGATTGAGAAACTCATTCAGGCTCAACAAAGGGAGCCAGAGTTTGGTATTGTAAGTCCTGTCCATTTAAATGGAAGCGGGGATGCATTGGATCAATACTTTTCCCAGTATATAATACCAAAGTTTTGTCCGAAGCTTTATTCAGATAAATGGCTTGGAAAACTTAAGGATGAAATTTATGAAGTAGAATTTGTGAATGCAGCAGCCTGGTTATTATATCGTAAAACCATTGAAACGGTTGGTGGATTTAGCCCGTTATTTTTTCTTTATGCTGAAGACGATAATTACCTGCATCGCCTCAGAAATCATGGTCTCAAGGTGGGTGTTTATCCTCATGTAAGTATCTTTCATGACCGACATGAAAGAGAACCTAATCAATATTTCACCAATTCAGAAGAATTTAAGATTCGACAACTTATTTTAAAATATTCTGATCCGGGTCAGGAAGTGGATATTTATAGTTATTTATCAGTACAACGTAAACGAATTATTAAGGGATTATTAAGGTTGCGGTTTGATGATACAAGAATTACAATGACGAGATATCAAAGACTAAAAAAATTAGCTTCTGAAATTAATGCAATAAAAAAAGCTACAACCAATCCGGGAATGCATTTCTTGTAA
- a CDS encoding glycosyltransferase family 2 protein, with the protein MKENSESSNLTQKSDKPLFSALIANYNNGQYLEECLQSIFAQTHENWEIVIVDDASTDSSHAVYEKHKSDSRIRILKNDKNRGCGYTKRKCVENAKGDICG; encoded by the coding sequence ATGAAAGAAAACTCAGAAAGTAGCAATCTAACACAAAAGAGTGATAAGCCACTTTTTTCTGCATTAATTGCGAACTATAACAATGGGCAATATCTTGAAGAATGCCTGCAAAGCATTTTTGCCCAAACCCATGAAAATTGGGAAATAGTCATTGTTGATGACGCTTCTACTGACAGTAGCCATGCAGTTTATGAAAAACACAAAAGCGACTCCAGAATCAGAATTCTGAAGAATGATAAGAACAGAGGCTGTGGTTACACAAAAAGAAAGTGTGTAGAAAACGCGAAGGGAGACATTTGTGGT